In a single window of the Bacteroidia bacterium genome:
- the recQ gene encoding DNA helicase RecQ, whose amino-acid sequence MNSTETRSLQSHLKQFFGFSKFKDQQEQIIQSVLDGNDTFVIMPTGGGKSLCYQLPALISEGTAIVVSPLIALMKNQVDNIRSFGAETGIAHFLNSSLTKAEIQQVRSDITEGKTKLLYVAPESLNKEENVIFFRDIRISFFAIDEAHCISEWGHDFRPEYRRLRPIFEQIGKTPIIALTATATPKVQQDILKNLGMTGANVFKSSFNRSNLFYEIRPKVNVVKEIIRFVRKHNGKSGIIYCLSRKKVEELAETLQVNGVKALPYHAGLDAGTRASTQDKFLMEEIDVIVATIAFGMGIDKPDVRFVIHHDIPKSLEGYYQETGRSGRDGGEGHCLTFYSYDDIQKLEKFLKGKPVAEQEIGKQLIQETVSYAETSVCRRKFLLHYFGEEFDENNCNGMCDNCKHPKSKFEGKENVELMLETVAAMKEKFKAKDVISVLMGTMTSTVKSYKFNNLEVYGKGAEDDKEEKFWNAVIRHSVIQGLLQKDIETYGILKISKSGKEFMRSPRSMMITRDHDYEGADSGEDEDEIVTNGNGRGGGADEVLFAMLKDLCKQAAGKHKLPPYVIFQETSLSEMAIQYPTTMDELTKITGVGLGKAQKFGADFVKLIKKYVEENEIERPQDLVVKSVVNKSQAKVAIIQSIDRKLDLEDIANGRGLSFDEILTEIEHIVQSGTRVNLGYYINQVIDDEKQEDILDYFRESQTDSLEAALQELGEDSYSEEEVRLMRIKFLSEFGN is encoded by the coding sequence ATGAACAGCACCGAGACCAGGTCGCTACAAAGTCATCTCAAGCAATTCTTCGGATTCAGCAAATTCAAAGACCAACAGGAACAGATTATACAGAGTGTTCTTGACGGCAATGACACATTTGTTATCATGCCTACGGGCGGGGGGAAGTCTCTCTGCTATCAACTGCCTGCCCTGATCAGCGAAGGGACGGCTATTGTGGTATCTCCCCTGATCGCCCTGATGAAAAACCAGGTGGATAATATCCGAAGTTTCGGAGCAGAAACGGGCATAGCCCACTTTCTGAACTCTTCGCTGACCAAGGCAGAAATTCAGCAGGTTCGAAGTGACATTACCGAAGGGAAAACCAAACTTCTCTATGTAGCTCCTGAATCGCTTAATAAAGAGGAAAACGTGATTTTTTTTCGCGACATACGCATCTCTTTCTTCGCGATTGACGAGGCACATTGTATTTCTGAATGGGGACATGATTTCCGGCCGGAATACAGGAGGCTAAGACCCATCTTTGAACAGATCGGTAAAACTCCAATCATTGCACTTACAGCTACCGCCACACCCAAAGTACAGCAGGATATTCTGAAAAATCTGGGCATGACCGGGGCCAATGTCTTCAAATCCTCATTCAACCGATCGAATTTGTTCTACGAGATCCGCCCAAAGGTGAATGTGGTAAAAGAGATTATCCGGTTTGTACGCAAACACAACGGAAAATCTGGAATTATATATTGCCTCAGCCGGAAAAAAGTAGAGGAGTTGGCCGAAACCCTGCAAGTGAATGGTGTAAAAGCCCTCCCCTATCATGCCGGGCTGGATGCAGGTACACGGGCCAGCACACAGGACAAATTTCTGATGGAGGAAATTGATGTGATTGTAGCCACAATTGCTTTTGGCATGGGAATCGACAAACCAGACGTACGGTTTGTTATCCACCATGATATACCAAAGTCGCTTGAAGGTTACTATCAGGAAACCGGTCGTAGCGGGCGAGATGGTGGTGAAGGACATTGCCTTACCTTTTATTCCTATGACGACATACAGAAGCTGGAAAAATTTCTGAAAGGAAAACCTGTTGCCGAGCAGGAAATCGGCAAACAGCTGATTCAGGAAACAGTCTCCTATGCCGAAACTTCTGTTTGCCGCCGGAAATTTCTGCTCCATTATTTCGGAGAAGAATTCGATGAAAACAATTGCAACGGGATGTGCGACAACTGCAAGCATCCGAAATCAAAATTTGAGGGAAAGGAAAATGTAGAACTGATGCTGGAGACGGTTGCGGCCATGAAGGAAAAATTCAAGGCAAAGGATGTGATCAGTGTGCTGATGGGCACGATGACCTCCACCGTGAAGTCCTATAAGTTCAATAACCTTGAAGTATACGGGAAAGGCGCGGAAGATGATAAAGAAGAGAAATTCTGGAACGCTGTAATCCGTCATTCAGTGATTCAGGGATTATTACAGAAAGACATAGAAACCTACGGCATTCTGAAAATTTCCAAGTCGGGTAAGGAATTTATGCGTTCGCCCCGGAGCATGATGATCACCCGCGACCACGATTATGAAGGTGCGGATTCCGGAGAAGATGAGGATGAAATTGTAACCAACGGCAACGGGCGCGGAGGAGGTGCGGACGAAGTCCTGTTCGCTATGCTTAAAGATTTATGCAAGCAGGCGGCCGGAAAGCATAAACTTCCTCCATATGTCATCTTCCAGGAGACTTCTCTTTCCGAAATGGCAATACAGTATCCGACTACAATGGACGAACTGACCAAGATCACGGGGGTCGGACTGGGAAAGGCACAGAAATTCGGAGCTGACTTTGTAAAATTGATCAAAAAGTATGTTGAAGAAAATGAAATAGAACGGCCACAGGATCTGGTGGTAAAAAGCGTAGTAAATAAGTCACAGGCAAAAGTTGCTATCATACAGAGTATTGACCGTAAATTAGACCTGGAGGACATTGCCAACGGAAGGGGGCTGAGTTTCGATGAGATACTCACCGAGATCGAGCACATTGTGCAATCCGGCACACGTGTTAATCTTGGGTATTATATCAATCAGGTGATTGACGACGAGAAACAGGAAGATATTCTTGATTACTTCCGCGAATCCCAAACGGATTCGCTGGAGGCCGCTCTGCAGGAACTTGGTGAAGACTCCTATTCTGAAGAAGAGGTAAGGCTTATGCGGATAAAGTTCCTGAGTGAATTTGGGAATTAA
- a CDS encoding amidohydrolase, producing the protein MAELNDKIRALAEKYHSEVRSVRRQLHAHPELSFQEYKTSEFIAARLTEYGISFKKGIVKTGIVALITGEKPGKCIALRADMDALPIQEKSAADYCSKHPGIMHACGHDVHMACLLGAARIIHELRAELHGSVKLIFQPGEEKIPGGASLMIGEGVLENPRPEAIVALHVFPSMETGRVGFRSGMYMASTDELYLTFRGKGGHAAMPADYINPLFIASAVLMELRNVFMIKKAGGHIPTVIAFGKIEGKGATNVIPESVYVEGTFRTLDENWRTKAHALMKEIAERKAREEGGNVEFRIEKGYPFLRNDEALTGRCREAAETYLGKEKVEDLPVRMTAEDFAFYTQHIPGCFFRLGTGNKSKGISAGVHTETFDIDEEALQTGVALLSCIALKS; encoded by the coding sequence ATGGCTGAGCTGAACGATAAAATCCGTGCGTTGGCGGAAAAGTATCATTCGGAGGTGCGATCTGTCCGCCGTCAGCTTCATGCTCATCCTGAACTTTCGTTTCAGGAATATAAGACCTCTGAGTTTATCGCTGCCAGGCTGACGGAATATGGGATCAGCTTTAAGAAAGGTATCGTCAAAACGGGTATTGTTGCCTTAATCACAGGGGAGAAACCTGGGAAGTGTATCGCCCTGAGGGCTGATATGGACGCTCTCCCGATTCAGGAAAAAAGCGCGGCAGATTATTGCTCCAAACATCCCGGTATAATGCACGCCTGCGGACATGATGTGCACATGGCCTGCCTGCTTGGTGCTGCCAGGATCATCCATGAGCTGCGGGCGGAACTTCACGGAAGTGTTAAACTGATCTTTCAGCCCGGTGAGGAGAAAATTCCGGGAGGCGCGAGCCTCATGATCGGTGAAGGAGTGTTGGAAAACCCCAGGCCGGAGGCAATTGTGGCACTTCATGTGTTTCCTTCAATGGAAACCGGTCGGGTGGGATTCCGTTCGGGCATGTACATGGCAAGCACAGACGAATTATACCTGACCTTCAGAGGTAAGGGCGGGCACGCAGCCATGCCGGCGGATTATATCAATCCCTTATTTATTGCTTCCGCCGTGTTGATGGAGCTGCGAAATGTATTTATGATTAAAAAAGCGGGAGGCCACATCCCAACCGTTATCGCTTTTGGAAAAATAGAGGGTAAGGGTGCAACGAATGTTATTCCCGAATCCGTTTATGTGGAAGGTACGTTCCGAACCCTGGATGAGAACTGGCGTACAAAAGCTCATGCCCTGATGAAGGAGATTGCAGAACGCAAAGCCAGGGAAGAGGGCGGAAATGTTGAATTCCGCATCGAAAAAGGATATCCGTTTCTCCGGAATGATGAAGCACTTACCGGGAGATGCAGGGAAGCGGCGGAAACCTACCTGGGAAAGGAAAAGGTGGAGGATTTACCTGTGCGTATGACCGCGGAGGACTTTGCATTTTATACTCAGCATATCCCGGGCTGTTTTTTTCGACTGGGAACCGGTAACAAATCAAAAGGGATCAGCGCCGGTGTACATACCGAGACGTTTGATATAGATGAGGAGGCACTTCAGACGGGTGTGGCACTGCTTTCCTGTATTGCACTGAAGAGTTAA
- a CDS encoding PD40 domain-containing protein, which yields MLRRLFLFVFSGITGLLPAQFYYGSHQDFGKNRVQHNLPHHWTYYSYDKYNVYFYQGGREIAEFVAINASKHLAQIEKLFDFPLESKVEFIIYNSQSEFKASNMGLVYNEQANVGGVTRIVGSKVAVYFEGDHRKLEEQIRGGVAEVVVNQMMYGGNVKEMVKNSTFLVLPEWFTQGLISYVSNKYDPETENRVKDGIVSGRYEDFNHLTGQDATASGHSLWSYIGETYGENVISNILYMTKLSRNVENAFLFVLGVSVKNVTYEWLEFYKGRYGDSDKSRNLPSSPSVLKKIKASRVFSQAKVSPDGQKLAYVTNEMGQYKVWIRDLTTGKTKRIIKREKKIDRINDYSFPLLTWHPTGEILTIITEYKGELLMTYYTLSNGKKDIVKMVNFEKILDLSYAPDGKRIAISGVNKGQSDIYVFHIAGSNVEQITNDIYDDFYPRFLRNGKIIFSSNRSNDTLGWKKKGAPEQVAYYKDLFIYNYPSRSPVLKRVTSTPYANEIMAFPYDSSAICYLSDENGVRNRYVATFDSVLAFVDTAEHYRYLTKTLAVTNYSRNILEHDLGSVSGKISQVIFHDGLHHLYVEERPAYSALVPVELKNTWFADQLQRYEKTNQKGSNPVNSVNIKVKKDPVKKTSPKDSTLIDIDNYVFDIEKGKQKTPDEKKPLPDITVGKNVQDSLLNKPFDFGRMRNYNRFFTSEQVVTQFDNSYLNPTYQRFTGGPYVNPGFSAQFRIELDDLFEDYKIVGGARLPWEIGSNEFFIGYVDRVKLWDKEYTFHLQSLEDIESGLYRIKIDAYQLKYVLKYPFSEVAALKTTLSTRYDRTVYMAREDVSLEKPDRNEFWGGLKVEYIYDNTIKRGLNLYRGIRLKLFGEVYSQAKDSTDIAIVGLDIRHYLKIHRDFIWANRLSASTSFGSRKLVYYMGGVDAWMNPLFHTEIPISTEENYTYQTLAAPLRGFKQNIRNGNSFVLLNSELRMPLFRYLMNKPIRSDFLQNFQIIGFGDVGTAWNGPDPFSDENALNTTFLGGYPVLVTLKNQREPIVGGYGFGLRSRILGYFVRADWAWGVDDGVVQKPRLFYLSFSTDF from the coding sequence ATGCTCCGGAGACTATTTTTATTCGTTTTTTCAGGGATTACTGGATTACTTCCCGCCCAATTCTATTACGGTTCTCACCAGGACTTCGGAAAGAACAGGGTGCAGCATAATCTGCCACACCACTGGACGTACTATAGTTACGATAAGTACAATGTCTATTTCTATCAGGGCGGACGCGAAATAGCGGAGTTCGTGGCCATCAATGCCAGCAAACACCTGGCCCAGATTGAAAAACTCTTCGATTTTCCGCTTGAATCCAAAGTGGAATTCATCATTTATAATTCGCAAAGTGAGTTTAAGGCCAGCAATATGGGACTGGTGTATAATGAGCAGGCCAACGTTGGGGGGGTAACCCGCATTGTGGGAAGTAAGGTGGCCGTCTATTTTGAAGGAGACCACAGGAAACTGGAAGAACAGATTCGGGGGGGAGTGGCGGAGGTGGTCGTAAACCAAATGATGTATGGAGGTAATGTGAAGGAGATGGTTAAGAACAGTACTTTTCTGGTATTGCCGGAATGGTTCACACAAGGACTTATTTCCTACGTTTCAAACAAATATGATCCGGAAACAGAGAACCGGGTGAAGGATGGGATTGTTTCTGGCAGATACGAGGATTTTAATCACCTCACCGGACAGGATGCTACGGCCTCAGGACATTCACTGTGGTCTTATATTGGAGAAACCTATGGAGAAAATGTAATCTCCAATATCCTTTATATGACCAAGCTGAGCCGGAATGTGGAGAATGCTTTCTTGTTCGTACTCGGAGTTTCGGTGAAGAATGTTACCTATGAATGGCTTGAATTCTATAAAGGACGATACGGAGATTCCGATAAATCCAGAAATCTGCCCTCCTCTCCCTCCGTCCTGAAAAAAATAAAAGCCTCCCGGGTGTTCAGCCAGGCAAAAGTGAGCCCCGACGGACAAAAACTGGCCTACGTAACCAATGAGATGGGTCAGTACAAAGTCTGGATCCGGGATCTGACCACCGGGAAAACAAAACGGATTATTAAACGGGAGAAAAAGATTGATCGCATCAATGATTATTCGTTCCCGCTGCTCACCTGGCATCCCACCGGTGAAATTCTGACCATTATTACAGAGTATAAGGGGGAATTGTTAATGACCTATTATACCCTGAGTAATGGCAAAAAGGACATTGTTAAGATGGTTAATTTCGAAAAGATCCTGGACCTCTCCTATGCCCCGGATGGAAAAAGAATCGCCATTTCCGGGGTGAACAAGGGACAATCTGATATTTATGTGTTCCATATCGCCGGCAGCAATGTTGAACAGATCACCAATGATATCTACGATGATTTCTACCCGCGTTTCCTGAGGAATGGGAAGATCATTTTCTCATCCAACCGGAGCAATGATACACTGGGATGGAAAAAGAAAGGAGCGCCCGAGCAGGTCGCTTATTATAAAGACCTGTTCATCTATAATTATCCCTCCCGTAGTCCTGTGCTGAAAAGAGTTACCTCCACCCCTTACGCAAACGAAATAATGGCTTTCCCTTATGATTCCTCCGCTATTTGCTACTTGTCGGATGAGAATGGCGTGAGGAACCGCTATGTGGCCACCTTTGATAGTGTGCTGGCTTTTGTAGATACCGCAGAGCACTACAGGTATCTGACCAAAACACTGGCAGTAACAAATTACTCAAGAAATATTCTGGAGCATGATCTTGGTTCTGTTTCAGGCAAAATTTCTCAGGTGATTTTTCATGACGGCCTTCATCATCTCTATGTGGAAGAGCGACCCGCCTATTCTGCATTGGTTCCGGTGGAATTGAAAAATACCTGGTTCGCAGATCAGCTGCAGCGCTATGAAAAGACCAATCAAAAGGGGAGCAACCCTGTGAACAGCGTGAACATCAAGGTGAAGAAGGATCCTGTTAAAAAGACATCTCCAAAGGACAGTACCCTGATTGATATTGATAATTATGTATTCGACATTGAAAAAGGGAAACAGAAAACCCCGGATGAAAAAAAGCCACTTCCTGATATCACGGTAGGGAAGAACGTTCAGGATTCTTTGCTGAACAAACCATTTGACTTCGGCCGGATGAGAAACTACAACCGCTTCTTTACATCAGAGCAGGTGGTAACCCAATTTGATAATTCTTACCTCAATCCTACCTACCAGCGCTTCACCGGGGGACCCTACGTGAATCCGGGTTTCTCCGCCCAGTTCAGAATTGAACTGGATGACCTCTTTGAAGATTACAAGATCGTTGGAGGAGCCCGTTTACCATGGGAGATCGGATCGAATGAGTTTTTCATTGGGTATGTGGACCGGGTGAAACTTTGGGACAAAGAATATACCTTCCATCTGCAAAGCCTGGAGGATATTGAGTCGGGGCTTTACCGCATAAAAATTGATGCTTACCAGTTGAAATATGTACTGAAATATCCCTTCAGTGAAGTGGCAGCGCTGAAGACTACCCTGAGCACCCGGTATGACCGGACCGTCTATATGGCCCGGGAAGATGTGAGCCTCGAAAAACCCGACCGGAATGAATTTTGGGGCGGACTGAAAGTAGAGTATATCTACGATAATACCATCAAACGTGGCCTGAATCTTTACCGTGGTATCAGGCTAAAACTCTTCGGCGAGGTGTACTCTCAGGCAAAGGACTCTACTGATATCGCTATCGTAGGACTTGATATCAGGCATTACCTGAAAATTCATCGCGATTTCATTTGGGCCAACCGCCTAAGTGCCAGTACATCCTTCGGAAGCAGGAAGCTCGTATACTACATGGGAGGCGTGGATGCGTGGATGAATCCGCTTTTCCATACGGAAATTCCAATCTCCACAGAAGAAAATTATACTTACCAGACACTCGCCGCTCCGCTTCGTGGATTTAAACAGAATATCAGGAACGGAAATAGTTTTGTGCTGCTGAATTCTGAACTCCGGATGCCTTTGTTCCGCTACCTTATGAATAAACCGATCCGGTCAGATTTTCTTCAGAATTTTCAAATTATCGGATTTGGAGACGTTGGTACCGCATGGAACGGACCGGATCCTTTCTCTGATGAAAATGCCCTGAATACAACTTTTCTCGGAGGTTATCCTGTACTGGTTACACTAAAAAATCAGCGCGAACCAATTGTTGGCGGTTACGGATTCGGCCTCCGGAGCCGTATTCTTGGCTATTTTGTGAGGGCCGACTGGGCCTGGGGTGTGGATGACGGCGTTGTGCAAAAGCCAAGACTCTTCTATCTTTCATTTTCCACCGACTTTTGA
- a CDS encoding MBL fold metallo-hydrolase, producing the protein MIRIACFTFNPFAENTYVLSDNTGECVIIDPGCYDDRDRRELADYIEDNQLKPVHLLNTHGHIDHVFGNKFVCEKWQIPVEIHREDLKTLQAMAEVARLYSLNAEISPEPGGWLEEGVKVLFGQSGLEVLFTPGHSPGSVCFYHPGQKFLIGGDVLFRESIGRTDLPGGDHSGLLNNITTKLFTLPEEVTVYPGHGPETTIGHEKRLNPFVGGGQ; encoded by the coding sequence ATGATACGTATTGCCTGTTTTACCTTCAATCCCTTCGCCGAAAACACCTATGTATTGTCCGACAACACCGGAGAATGCGTAATCATTGATCCGGGCTGTTATGACGACAGAGACCGGCGGGAACTGGCTGATTATATTGAAGATAACCAGCTCAAACCCGTGCACTTACTGAACACCCATGGACATATTGATCATGTCTTCGGCAACAAATTTGTTTGCGAAAAATGGCAGATACCTGTGGAGATCCATCGTGAGGATCTCAAGACCTTACAGGCCATGGCAGAAGTGGCCCGGCTTTACTCTTTAAATGCAGAAATTTCCCCCGAACCAGGGGGCTGGCTGGAAGAAGGCGTAAAGGTATTATTCGGGCAATCGGGGCTGGAAGTTCTTTTTACACCCGGTCATTCCCCGGGCAGTGTATGCTTTTACCATCCCGGGCAAAAATTTCTGATTGGGGGCGACGTATTATTCCGGGAAAGTATTGGCCGTACCGATCTACCCGGCGGAGATCACTCCGGGCTTCTTAATAATATTACGACCAAACTTTTCACCTTACCGGAGGAGGTAACAGTATACCCCGGTCACGGTCCGGAAACAACCATTGGGCACGAGAAAAGGCTTAATCCATTTGTAGGAGGAGGCCAATGA
- a CDS encoding SprT-like domain-containing protein produces MILEKYIPEQAADLIARWIYRYDFKLKIKRSRSTKYGDYRPRLPGRNHQISVNNDLNRYSFLLTLVHEIAHLTATEKYGYTSAPHGREWKHEFRILMQPFFAMGIFPDDVHRAVLNYLKNPAATSCSDLQLQRVLHRYNKEVPPLHLEEMPEGAEFIYRNRRFTKGACRRKRYECREKKSGKTYLFSPLTPVEEVSENQ; encoded by the coding sequence ATGATTCTGGAAAAGTACATTCCGGAACAGGCAGCAGACCTCATTGCACGCTGGATCTACCGGTACGATTTCAAGCTAAAGATAAAGCGTTCAAGATCCACGAAGTACGGAGACTACCGTCCACGGCTTCCCGGGCGGAACCACCAGATCAGTGTCAATAATGACCTCAACCGATATAGTTTTCTACTTACGCTGGTTCATGAGATCGCCCATCTTACGGCCACGGAAAAATACGGTTACACTTCTGCTCCGCACGGGCGGGAGTGGAAACATGAGTTCAGGATCCTGATGCAGCCCTTTTTTGCGATGGGGATCTTTCCTGACGACGTTCACCGGGCTGTTCTGAATTACCTGAAAAATCCTGCAGCCACGAGCTGTTCTGATCTCCAGTTACAGCGCGTTTTACATCGGTATAACAAGGAAGTGCCCCCGCTGCACCTGGAAGAAATGCCGGAAGGAGCAGAGTTTATCTACCGGAACCGGCGGTTTACCAAAGGAGCCTGCCGCAGAAAGCGCTATGAATGCCGGGAGAAAAAATCGGGAAAAACCTATCTGTTCAGTCCGCTCACACCCGTGGAGGAGGTGAGTGAAAATCAGTAG
- a CDS encoding aminotransferase class I/II-fold pyridoxal phosphate-dependent enzyme, whose product MTGSREQIISKTAENIIGSEILKLAGEINEKVKNGEKIHNFTVGDFNSKLFPIPAELKAEILKAYENDETNYPPADGVPELRQAVSEFLKSKGGLDYKPEQILIAGGARPIIYGIFRTLVDEGDTVLFPIPSWNNNHYTYLLHSKAVMVETRPENNFMPTAEELKPHIAEANLLSVCSPLNPTGTCFTKEGLEAICDLVLEENLKRSAIGKKPLYVLYDQIYWALTFSGTQHYNPVSLRPEMRDYTVFVDGISKSLAATGVRVGWSMGPKKVMDRMKSIIGHVGAWAPRAEQVAVAKFLRNTEAYERFQQDIHKKITDRLTAFHNAFQTLRKEGYRVNSIAPQGAIYLTVQFALKGMRTPEGKTLNNTRDITSYILNEAKVAIVPFYAFGTSESSDWYRLSVGTAKTEEIPAVMEAIRVALKKLS is encoded by the coding sequence ATGACCGGGAGCAGGGAACAGATCATTTCCAAGACCGCGGAAAACATTATCGGATCCGAAATTCTGAAACTTGCCGGAGAGATCAATGAAAAGGTTAAGAACGGAGAGAAGATTCACAATTTCACTGTTGGCGACTTTAATTCAAAGCTTTTTCCCATTCCCGCCGAACTCAAAGCGGAGATATTAAAAGCCTACGAGAACGACGAGACAAACTATCCACCTGCAGACGGTGTTCCGGAATTACGTCAGGCGGTAAGTGAATTTTTGAAATCGAAAGGTGGCCTGGATTATAAACCGGAACAGATCCTGATTGCCGGAGGTGCCCGCCCGATTATCTACGGTATTTTCCGCACGCTGGTAGACGAAGGCGACACGGTGCTTTTTCCGATTCCATCCTGGAATAACAACCATTACACCTACCTGCTTCACAGTAAGGCCGTAATGGTAGAAACCAGGCCGGAAAACAACTTCATGCCAACGGCCGAAGAACTGAAGCCACATATTGCGGAGGCTAATCTGCTATCCGTTTGTTCACCATTGAATCCTACCGGCACATGTTTTACCAAAGAAGGGTTAGAAGCCATCTGTGATCTGGTGCTTGAAGAGAACCTGAAACGGAGCGCCATCGGCAAGAAACCGCTTTATGTGCTTTATGACCAGATCTACTGGGCGCTTACTTTCAGCGGAACACAGCATTATAATCCCGTCTCCCTGCGTCCGGAAATGAGAGATTATACCGTTTTTGTTGACGGGATTTCAAAATCGCTGGCGGCAACCGGAGTACGCGTAGGATGGAGCATGGGTCCAAAAAAAGTGATGGATCGCATGAAGTCCATTATCGGACACGTAGGAGCATGGGCTCCCCGCGCAGAGCAGGTAGCGGTAGCAAAGTTCCTTCGTAATACGGAAGCTTACGAGCGTTTTCAGCAGGATATCCATAAGAAAATCACTGATCGCCTCACCGCTTTTCATAATGCATTTCAGACATTGAGGAAAGAAGGTTACCGCGTTAACTCCATCGCCCCCCAGGGTGCCATTTACCTCACGGTGCAATTTGCCCTCAAGGGGATGCGTACACCGGAAGGGAAAACGCTGAATAACACACGCGATATCACCAGTTACATCCTGAATGAGGCGAAAGTGGCAATAGTGCCTTTTTACGCATTTGGCACATCTGAGAGTTCAGACTGGTATCGCTTATCCGTGGGTACCGCGAAAACCGAAGAAATCCCTGCAGTGATGGAGGCGATCCGGGTGGCATTAAAAAAACTTTCCTGA
- a CDS encoding mannose-1-phosphate guanylyltransferase, translating into MSRHNYCVIMAGGVGSRFWPMSRSSYPKQFLDVLGTGRTLLQQTHDRFKRICPVENILVITHESYRNLVKEQLPGIADDNILCEPARKNTAPCVAYACYKISKKDPDAMTVVAPSDHLILKEDTFVKAIRSCFSKAKSEDCLITLGIKPTRPDTGYGYIQFIELKKQEKDSRIKKVKTFTEKPDLEMAKFFMKSGDFLWNAGIFIWSVKSIRSAFKKHMPEMDKTFSAGDSFWYTKKESEFIRDAYENCKSISVDYAILEKAENTYVRSSIIGWSDLGTWGSLYDHIRHDASGNAIVGKNVMMYDSKNCIVNVSRDKLVVIEGLEEYIVVESDNIILICKKQDEQQIRNFVNDVKVTKGEKFI; encoded by the coding sequence ATGTCCAGGCATAACTATTGTGTGATTATGGCCGGCGGAGTGGGAAGCCGGTTTTGGCCTATGAGCCGGAGTTCTTATCCCAAACAATTCCTTGATGTACTTGGAACAGGGCGTACGTTGCTTCAGCAAACACACGACCGGTTTAAACGGATTTGCCCGGTGGAAAATATTCTTGTTATCACACATGAGTCCTACAGGAATCTTGTAAAGGAACAACTGCCGGGAATTGCAGATGATAATATTCTTTGCGAACCGGCAAGAAAAAATACAGCACCCTGCGTTGCGTACGCCTGCTACAAAATCTCTAAGAAGGATCCGGATGCCATGACCGTTGTTGCTCCGTCTGATCATTTGATTCTCAAAGAAGACACCTTTGTAAAAGCCATCCGTTCATGCTTTTCAAAGGCGAAATCAGAGGACTGTCTGATCACGCTCGGCATAAAGCCTACGCGTCCCGATACAGGATATGGTTACATACAGTTTATTGAACTGAAGAAACAGGAGAAGGACAGCCGGATCAAAAAAGTGAAGACTTTTACTGAGAAACCGGATCTGGAAATGGCAAAGTTTTTCATGAAGAGCGGAGATTTTCTATGGAATGCCGGTATTTTTATATGGAGCGTGAAAAGTATCCGTTCCGCTTTTAAAAAACATATGCCTGAAATGGACAAAACATTTTCGGCAGGGGATTCTTTCTGGTATACAAAGAAAGAGTCCGAATTCATCAGGGATGCATACGAAAACTGCAAAAGCATTTCAGTGGATTATGCCATACTTGAAAAAGCTGAAAACACCTATGTACGCTCCTCCATTATCGGTTGGAGTGATCTTGGCACCTGGGGATCACTCTATGATCATATCCGGCATGATGCCTCCGGAAACGCGATTGTCGGGAAAAATGTGATGATGTATGATTCGAAAAACTGCATCGTAAACGTTTCCAGGGACAAACTGGTAGTCATCGAGGGATTAGAAGAGTACATAGTAGTAGAATCCGACAACATCATTCTGATATGTAAAAAGCAGGACGAGCAGCAGATCCGCAACTTTGTCAACGATGTTAAGGTTACCAAAGGCGAAAAGTTCATCTGA